One region of Fusobacterium sp. genomic DNA includes:
- a CDS encoding O-antigen ligase family protein, translated as MVALKNNKFLNEFNIIELISMIILIILFICVDDRKIIIGIPFLVIILYGMLKNKNKREVVNHNLGILGAILFVFGLSFSEYSGNRGNILMIISFLINVFYYKNRKIEFGYKKVMYMFILILFLGIIWTCFSYDGLHSVGRFINVNKRFIDMFLLINIIKEKREFLILEKVFLFCGGLVGGYYVYDYIRNLKTLSTNLEYRFEGFKNIAYSAGLLMMISLYVFGVIWNIKTMEELKRKYYYFIVLFLSLSGLLLTKTRAAILGFLAGIAFIVIMKFSIKRLLLILLATTIIFIILPKSIKYRVTNITIKKDTENINKVSDNFRRIMWKGSIYTWENNKIFGAGARGTKYWVQKYADENTDRDGNILPGIKRENFNFGEAHSIYLNMLAEMGVFSILYFIQFFIFIPILILKNLRNLENIGEKLGASSAIVGYYVYGIVWSIWGYYGTIQSIFQFMLFILIFYYTKIEKDK; from the coding sequence ATGGTTGCTCTAAAAAATAATAAATTTTTAAATGAATTTAATATAATTGAATTAATCTCAATGATTATTTTAATTATTTTATTTATTTGTGTAGATGATAGAAAAATAATAATAGGAATCCCTTTTCTTGTAATAATTCTATATGGAATGTTAAAAAATAAAAATAAAAGAGAAGTGGTTAATCATAATTTAGGAATATTAGGAGCAATACTATTTGTTTTTGGACTATCATTTAGTGAATATTCAGGTAATAGAGGAAATATTTTAATGATAATCAGTTTTTTAATTAATGTTTTTTATTATAAAAATAGGAAAATAGAATTTGGATACAAAAAAGTAATGTATATGTTTATTTTAATTCTTTTTTTAGGGATAATTTGGACTTGTTTTTCTTATGATGGATTACATAGTGTTGGAAGATTCATAAATGTTAATAAAAGATTTATAGACATGTTCTTACTAATAAATATTATTAAAGAAAAAAGAGAGTTTTTAATATTAGAAAAAGTTTTTTTATTTTGTGGTGGATTAGTTGGAGGTTATTATGTATATGATTATATACGAAATTTAAAAACTCTCTCCACAAACTTAGAATATAGGTTTGAAGGTTTTAAAAATATAGCATATTCGGCAGGTTTATTAATGATGATTTCATTATATGTTTTTGGAGTAATATGGAATATTAAAACTATGGAAGAATTGAAAAGAAAATATTATTATTTTATAGTATTATTTTTATCTTTGAGTGGATTGTTATTAACTAAAACAAGAGCAGCAATTTTAGGGTTTTTAGCAGGAATAGCATTTATAGTAATAATGAAATTTAGTATAAAAAGATTGTTATTAATACTATTAGCTACAACTATTATTTTTATAATTCTTCCTAAGTCAATTAAATATAGAGTAACTAATATAACAATAAAAAAAGATACTGAAAATATAAATAAAGTTTCTGATAATTTTAGAAGAATAATGTGGAAAGGGAGCATATACACTTGGGAAAATAATAAAATATTTGGAGCAGGAGCCAGAGGAACTAAATATTGGGTTCAAAAATATGCTGATGAAAATACAGATAGAGATGGAAATATTCTTCCAGGAATAAAAAGAGAAAATTTTAATTTTGGAGAAGCTCATAGTATATACTTAAATATGTTAGCAGAAATGGGAGTCTTTTCAATATTATATTTTATACAATTTTTTATATTTATTCCAATATTAATTTTAAAGAATTTAAGGAATTTAGAGAATATAGGAGAAAAATTAGGAGCTTCTTCTGCTATTGTAGGTTATTATGTATATGGAATAGTATGGAGTATTTGGGGATATTATGGAACAATTCAAAGTATTTTTCAATTTATGCTTTTTATTTTAATATTCTATTATACTAAAATTGAAAAAGATAAATAA
- a CDS encoding acetyltransferase has protein sequence MKDIVIIGAGGFAREIAWLIEEINKKKLQWNLLGFIDDNYKNIEKNLNGYRVIGDVDCLKNMKKDIYSIIAIGNGKTRKKIIEKLKDRKFGVLVHPNVSISKSVSIEEGSIICSGNILTVNINIGKHVIVNLDCTIGHDAKIENFSTLLPGVNLSGETIIGECSTLGTGSAIIQGIKIGKNVMIGAGAVVIRDIVDNSTAVGNPARAIK, from the coding sequence ATGAAAGATATAGTTATTATAGGAGCAGGGGGATTTGCAAGAGAGATTGCGTGGCTTATAGAAGAAATAAATAAAAAAAAATTACAATGGAATCTTTTAGGTTTTATAGATGATAATTATAAAAATATTGAAAAAAATCTGAATGGGTATAGAGTAATTGGAGATGTTGATTGCCTGAAAAATATGAAAAAGGATATTTATTCAATTATAGCGATTGGAAATGGAAAAACAAGAAAAAAAATAATTGAAAAATTAAAAGACAGAAAATTTGGAGTATTAGTTCATCCAAATGTAAGTATTTCTAAATCTGTATCTATTGAGGAAGGAAGTATAATTTGTTCAGGAAACATTTTGACTGTAAATATAAATATTGGGAAACATGTGATTGTAAATTTAGATTGTACTATAGGTCATGATGCTAAAATTGAAAATTTTTCAACACTCCTTCCAGGAGTAAATCTTTCTGGAGAAACGATTATTGGAGAGTGTAGTACTTTAGGAACAGGAAGTGCTATTATTCAAGGAATAAAAATAGGTAAAAATGTTATGATAGGGGCTGGAGCAGTAGTAATTAGAGATATTGTAGATAATAGTACAGCAGTAGGTAATCCAGCTAGGGCAATAAAATAG
- a CDS encoding sugar transferase has translation MYRKFFKRLLDLFCSIGFILCFWWLYIILGIMIKIKLGSPVLFKQKRPGKNGEIFTMYKFRSMINQKNNGEKLLSDEDRLPKFGKLLRSTSLDEIPEFFNVLKGDMSLIGPRPLLVEYLTRYTKEQNRRHEVRPGITGWAQVNGRNAISWDEKFKLDIEYVDKYGFILDIKIIFLTLKKIFIREGITQKGSATMEEFLGSE, from the coding sequence ATGTATAGAAAATTTTTTAAAAGATTATTAGATTTATTTTGCTCAATAGGTTTCATACTTTGTTTTTGGTGGTTATACATTATTCTTGGAATAATGATAAAAATTAAACTAGGCTCACCTGTGCTTTTTAAACAAAAGAGACCTGGAAAAAATGGGGAAATATTTACTATGTATAAATTTAGAAGTATGATAAATCAAAAAAATAATGGAGAAAAACTTCTTTCAGATGAAGATAGACTTCCTAAATTTGGAAAATTATTAAGAAGTACAAGTCTTGATGAAATACCTGAATTCTTTAATGTGCTAAAAGGAGATATGAGCTTAATAGGGCCAAGACCTCTTTTAGTGGAATATTTAACAAGGTATACAAAAGAACAAAATAGAAGACATGAAGTAAGACCTGGAATAACAGGATGGGCGCAGGTTAATGGTAGAAATGCTATTTCATGGGATGAAAAATTTAAATTAGATATAGAATATGTTGATAAATATGGATTTATATTAGATATAAAAATAATATTTCTTACTTTAAAAAAGATTTTTATAAGAGAAGGAATAACACAAAAAGGTAGTGCAACTATGGAGGAATTCTTAGGAAGTGAATAA
- a CDS encoding nucleoside-diphosphate sugar epimerase/dehydratase, with the protein MERKKISIIGITYIVLLFIVYEMMLRITGFSINTAVYGLFAILVFFYSVTGNLSFREEEVNYNTVFINSFIFGIFFMFYKTLTIFIVFIVFSLFQLFIYRLIMKFKEKNKNGTPRIINERSLIKFGIDSLGIILGMIGAFMSRYGLAWENKLESEYIFTYLGIFLIGYFYTRMNDRSWSYTNILDVLNLIFLNSISTIVFLVIIYTRIIDYPVSTVLVSLILSISFQLFCRYLFRLKRFYRSKNKGLIPEERVLVYGAGEAGAILAQESMTNPIFPYHIVGFLDDDPKKKDTYIYNIKVLGNKENLEEVIKKEKVSEVLLALPSLHSSEMRNIVDRIKSVGNVEIKTVPTIAEILENRELASQLRKVKIEDLLGRDEIVINDGNIRNLIEGKVIFVTGGAGSIGSELSRQIARYSPKQLINIDINENSIYFLELEMKRRYPNLELISEICNVREKEKLEILFKKYRPNIVFHAAAHKHVPLMEHNPEEAIKNNIFGTKNVAECADKYRAEKMVLISTDKAVNPTNIMGASKRACELVIQHMNKISKNTKYMAVRFGNVLGSNGSVIPIFRKLLEEGKNLTLTHKDITRYFMTIPEAAQLVIEAGSLGNGGEIFILDMGKPVKIYDLAQTMIKLSNSDVEIDVVGLRPGEKLFEELLYDVNSAIKTENKKIFITKIEDGEVDITQFFESLWRAGQHADVDEIKNIMKKLVVSYKEITYL; encoded by the coding sequence ATGGAAAGAAAAAAAATAAGTATCATAGGAATAACATATATAGTTTTGTTATTTATAGTTTATGAAATGATGCTTAGAATAACAGGATTTAGCATTAATACTGCTGTTTATGGGTTATTTGCTATCTTAGTTTTTTTCTATTCTGTAACTGGAAATTTAAGTTTTAGAGAAGAAGAAGTTAATTATAATACTGTATTTATAAATAGTTTTATATTTGGAATATTTTTTATGTTTTATAAGACTCTTACAATTTTTATAGTATTTATTGTATTTTCACTTTTTCAGTTATTTATTTATAGATTAATAATGAAGTTTAAAGAAAAAAATAAAAATGGTACTCCTAGAATAATAAATGAAAGAAGTCTCATAAAATTTGGGATAGATTCCTTAGGAATAATTTTAGGGATGATAGGGGCTTTCATGTCACGATATGGCTTAGCTTGGGAAAATAAACTGGAATCAGAATATATATTCACATATCTAGGAATATTCTTGATTGGATACTTTTATACAAGAATGAATGATAGGAGCTGGAGTTATACAAATATATTGGATGTTTTGAACCTTATTTTTTTAAATAGTATTTCAACAATTGTTTTTCTAGTAATCATATATACAAGAATAATTGATTATCCAGTTTCTACAGTTTTAGTTTCATTGATTTTATCTATTTCATTTCAATTATTTTGTAGATACTTATTTAGATTGAAAAGGTTTTATAGAAGTAAAAATAAAGGATTGATACCAGAAGAAAGGGTTTTAGTGTATGGGGCAGGAGAAGCAGGAGCGATATTAGCTCAAGAATCGATGACAAATCCCATTTTTCCATATCATATAGTTGGATTTTTAGATGATGATCCAAAGAAAAAAGATACATATATATACAATATAAAAGTTTTAGGAAATAAGGAAAATTTAGAAGAAGTTATTAAAAAAGAAAAAGTATCAGAAGTCCTTTTAGCATTGCCATCTCTTCATAGTTCGGAGATGAGGAATATTGTGGATAGAATTAAATCAGTTGGAAATGTGGAAATAAAAACTGTTCCAACTATAGCAGAAATATTAGAAAATAGAGAATTAGCTTCTCAATTAAGAAAAGTAAAAATTGAAGATTTGTTAGGAAGAGATGAAATAGTAATAAATGATGGAAATATCAGAAATTTAATAGAGGGAAAGGTTATTTTTGTTACTGGTGGTGCAGGAAGTATAGGTTCTGAACTTTCAAGACAAATAGCCAGATATTCTCCTAAACAACTGATAAATATAGATATCAATGAAAATTCAATATATTTTCTTGAACTTGAAATGAAGAGAAGATATCCAAATCTTGAATTGATATCTGAAATATGTAATGTAAGAGAGAAAGAAAAACTTGAAATACTTTTTAAAAAATATAGACCAAATATAGTATTTCATGCAGCAGCGCATAAACATGTACCTTTAATGGAGCATAATCCAGAAGAAGCTATAAAAAATAATATATTTGGAACTAAAAATGTAGCAGAATGTGCAGATAAATACAGAGCAGAAAAAATGGTCCTTATCTCAACAGATAAAGCAGTAAATCCAACAAATATCATGGGAGCTAGTAAAAGAGCATGTGAACTTGTAATTCAGCATATGAATAAAATTTCTAAAAATACAAAATATATGGCAGTAAGATTTGGAAATGTATTAGGAAGTAATGGATCAGTTATACCAATATTTAGAAAATTATTAGAGGAAGGTAAAAATCTTACGCTAACTCATAAAGATATAACAAGATATTTTATGACAATACCAGAAGCAGCACAGTTAGTAATAGAAGCAGGCTCATTGGGAAATGGAGGAGAGATATTTATTCTTGACATGGGAAAACCAGTGAAAATTTATGATCTTGCCCAGACAATGATAAAACTTTCAAATTCAGATGTAGAAATAGATGTAGTAGGACTTAGACCAGGAGAAAAACTCTTTGAAGAACTTCTTTATGATGTTAATTCTGCAATTAAGACAGAAAATAAGAAAATCTTTATAACAAAAATAGAAGATGGGGAAGTGGATATAACACAGTTTTTTGAAAGCTTATGGAGAGCAGGACAGCATGCAGATGTAGATGAAATTAAAAATATAATGAAGAAATTAGTTGTTTCATACAAAGAAATTACATATTTGTAA
- a CDS encoding glycosyltransferase family 4 protein, translating to MKILFLLLNYKKNDDNLYKELVEEFKNQGQEVYVATILEKKYKKNTILEVENGINILRIKTGNLFEVGIIEKGLTTLTLGNTFKRNIKNYYGDIKFDIVIHHTPPITFTSVIEWLKKKYGTSSYLILRDIFPQNAKDLGIIKNKFLFNFFRNKEKKLYEVSDYIGCMSNGNIEFLKRNNKEIGIKKLHILRNWGKLKEKPKVDFLDMRKKYNYKDKDFLIVFGGNMGVPQGLNFLLEVAEKCKNSKDIKFLLIGKGTEKKKLENIVIDKKLENVKFIDFIPREEYEKLISVCDVGIVSLHSCFTIPNIPSKTIDYFKLGIPIISFTDKNTDYPLILEDEAKAGIANIYGDMENVIKSINILKKEKELKKQLGNNGRKYYEEYLGVDKAYKTIMDTIKKD from the coding sequence ATGAAAATATTATTCTTATTATTAAATTATAAAAAAAATGATGATAATTTATACAAGGAGTTAGTGGAAGAGTTTAAGAATCAAGGTCAAGAAGTTTATGTAGCAACAATTTTAGAAAAAAAATATAAGAAGAATACGATTTTAGAAGTAGAAAATGGTATAAACATTTTAAGAATAAAAACTGGAAACCTTTTTGAAGTAGGAATAATAGAGAAAGGATTAACTACTTTAACCTTAGGGAATACTTTTAAAAGGAATATAAAAAATTATTATGGAGATATTAAATTTGATATAGTAATTCATCATACTCCGCCAATAACATTTACTTCTGTTATTGAATGGTTGAAGAAAAAGTATGGGACAAGTTCTTATCTTATTTTAAGAGATATTTTTCCTCAAAATGCTAAAGATTTAGGAATAATAAAAAATAAGTTTCTTTTTAATTTTTTTAGAAATAAAGAAAAAAAATTGTATGAAGTTTCTGATTATATAGGATGTATGTCAAATGGAAATATTGAATTTTTAAAAAGAAATAATAAAGAAATAGGAATAAAAAAACTTCATATTTTAAGAAATTGGGGAAAATTAAAAGAAAAACCTAAAGTTGATTTTTTAGATATGAGAAAAAAATATAATTATAAAGATAAAGATTTTTTAATTGTATTTGGAGGAAATATGGGTGTTCCTCAGGGATTAAATTTTTTACTGGAAGTAGCAGAAAAATGTAAAAACTCTAAAGATATTAAATTTTTACTCATAGGAAAAGGAACAGAAAAGAAAAAATTAGAAAATATAGTTATAGATAAAAAATTGGAAAATGTGAAGTTTATAGATTTTATTCCAAGAGAAGAATATGAAAAACTGATATCAGTTTGCGATGTTGGAATAGTAAGCCTTCATTCTTGTTTTACAATTCCAAATATTCCTTCCAAAACAATAGATTATTTTAAGCTGGGGATTCCAATAATTTCATTTACTGATAAAAATACAGATTATCCTCTTATTTTAGAAGATGAAGCTAAAGCAGGTATAGCAAATATATATGGAGATATGGAAAATGTAATTAAATCAATAAATATTTTAAAAAAAGAAAAAGAATTAAAAAAGCAATTAGGAAATAATGGAAGAAAATATTATGAGGAATATTTAGGAGTAGATAAGGCATATAAAACAATAATGGATACAATAAAAAAAGATTAA
- a CDS encoding NAD-dependent epimerase/dehydratase family protein — MEVLVTGAKGFIGKNLVERLSRIEGIAIHQFDKENTIDEIEEYIEKIDFIFHLAGINRPENPEEFYKGNRDTIKELTDVIEKRGLKIPILVTSSIQAERDNDYGKSKLEGEIFLREYGKRNHAQIYIYRLPNVFGKWCRPNYNSVIATWCHNIANNIDITISDRNVKLDFVYVDDVVNTFVSYLQEEKEIKEWYEIPTVYTKTLGEISDLIYSFKDNRKTLVIEKVGKGFERALYSTYLSYLSEDNFSYELIEHKDNRGSFVEVLRTIDSGQFSISTSKPGITRGNHYHNTKNEKFLVIKGEAVIRFRNIYSDKVIEYPVSDKKLEVVDIPVGYTHNITNTGTEEMILVIWANELFDKENPDTYYLEV, encoded by the coding sequence ATGGAAGTTCTTGTAACAGGAGCAAAAGGCTTTATAGGGAAAAATCTTGTAGAAAGATTGTCTAGAATAGAAGGAATTGCTATTCATCAATTTGATAAAGAAAATACTATAGATGAAATTGAAGAGTATATAGAAAAAATAGATTTTATCTTTCACCTTGCAGGAATAAACAGGCCAGAGAATCCAGAAGAGTTTTATAAAGGAAATAGAGATACTATAAAAGAGCTGACAGATGTAATAGAAAAGAGAGGATTAAAAATACCAATTCTAGTAACTTCATCAATTCAGGCAGAAAGAGATAATGATTATGGAAAAAGTAAGTTAGAAGGAGAAATTTTTCTAAGAGAATATGGAAAAAGAAATCATGCGCAAATATACATTTACAGACTTCCAAATGTCTTTGGAAAATGGTGCAGACCAAATTACAATTCTGTAATTGCTACTTGGTGTCATAATATAGCAAATAATATAGATATCACTATATCAGATAGAAATGTAAAATTAGATTTTGTATATGTGGATGATGTTGTAAATACTTTTGTTTCTTACTTGCAAGAGGAGAAAGAGATTAAAGAATGGTATGAGATCCCAACAGTATATACTAAAACTCTTGGAGAAATTTCAGATCTTATCTATTCATTTAAAGATAATAGAAAGACTCTTGTAATAGAAAAAGTGGGAAAAGGATTTGAAAGAGCATTATATTCAACTTATTTATCATATCTTTCAGAAGATAACTTTTCATATGAACTTATAGAACATAAAGATAATAGAGGATCTTTTGTTGAAGTATTAAGAACAATAGATAGTGGACAATTTTCAATTTCTACTTCAAAACCTGGAATAACAAGAGGGAATCATTATCATAATACAAAAAATGAAAAATTTTTAGTGATAAAAGGAGAAGCAGTTATAAGATTTAGAAATATATACAGCGATAAAGTGATTGAATATCCTGTATCTGATAAAAAATTAGAAGTGGTGGATATACCAGTTGGATATACACATAATATAACAAATACAGGTACTGAAGAAATGATACTTGTAATATGGGCAAATGAATTATTTGATAAAGAGAATCCAGATACATACTACTTAGAGGTGTAA
- the wecB gene encoding non-hydrolyzing UDP-N-acetylglucosamine 2-epimerase, translated as MKKIKVMTIVGTRPEIIRLSEVIKACDKYFEHILVHTGQNWDYTLNQVFFEELNLREPDYYLNSVGKHLGETIGNIIAKSYEVLEKEMPNALLILGDTNSCLAAIAAKRLKIPVFHMEAGNRCFDQNVPEEINRKIVDHISDINLPYTEHSRRYLLSEGFRKEHIYVTGSPMHEVLIKNMDKIDQSKPLEKLGIEKGKYILVSAHREENIDIEENFFKLMNGINMIAEHYNIPVVYSTHPRSMKKIEERNFKFHPLVKNLKPFGFFEYNKLQKNAYAVISDSGTLSEESSMLNFPGILIRTSTERPEVLDKGNMVIGGIEGEEIIQAIDMVRTYFEENNKYELPVDYRDINVADKVVRIILSYYKIIDKVIWGK; from the coding sequence ATGAAAAAAATAAAAGTAATGACAATAGTAGGAACAAGACCAGAGATAATAAGACTTTCAGAGGTTATAAAAGCATGTGATAAATACTTTGAACATATATTGGTTCACACAGGGCAGAATTGGGATTATACATTAAATCAAGTATTTTTTGAAGAATTAAATCTAAGAGAACCAGATTATTATCTGAATTCTGTAGGAAAACATTTAGGAGAAACAATAGGAAATATAATAGCTAAATCATACGAAGTTTTAGAAAAAGAAATGCCAAATGCACTTCTTATACTTGGAGATACAAATTCATGTCTTGCAGCAATAGCAGCCAAAAGATTGAAAATACCAGTATTTCATATGGAAGCAGGAAATAGATGTTTTGATCAAAATGTTCCAGAAGAAATAAATAGAAAAATAGTAGATCATATAAGTGATATAAATCTGCCTTATACAGAGCATAGTAGAAGATATCTTTTGTCAGAAGGCTTTAGAAAAGAACATATATATGTAACTGGGTCTCCTATGCATGAAGTTTTAATAAAAAATATGGATAAAATAGATCAAAGCAAACCTTTGGAAAAATTAGGAATAGAAAAAGGAAAATATATTCTTGTAAGCGCTCATAGAGAGGAGAATATAGATATAGAAGAAAATTTCTTTAAACTTATGAATGGGATAAATATGATAGCAGAACATTACAATATTCCAGTAGTATATTCAACACATCCAAGAAGCATGAAAAAAATAGAGGAAAGAAATTTTAAATTTCATCCTTTGGTAAAAAATTTAAAACCATTTGGATTCTTTGAATATAATAAACTGCAAAAGAATGCATATGCAGTGATATCAGATTCAGGAACATTATCAGAAGAATCATCAATGTTGAATTTTCCTGGAATATTAATAAGAACAAGTACAGAAAGACCAGAAGTATTGGATAAAGGAAATATGGTAATAGGTGGAATAGAAGGAGAAGAAATAATACAGGCAATAGATATGGTAAGAACATATTTTGAAGAAAATAACAAATATGAATTGCCAGTGGATTATAGAGATATAAATGTAGCAGATAAAGTAGTGAGAATAATATTAAGTTATTATAAGATAATAGATAAAGTTATATGGGGAAAATAG
- a CDS encoding LegC family aminotransferase, which yields MIGLSVPNLTVEPILSNLKECLESGWVSTGGRFISEFEGKIAKYVKMKEAVGIQSGTAGLHTALRVLGVESDQEVIAPTLTFIAAVNPITYLGAKPVFIDCDDTLCMDPVKLEKFCKEECEIKNEKLYNKKTGKNIKVILVVHVFGNMADMEKIMDIAAKYKLKVLEDATEALGTYYTSGRYEGKFAGTIGEIGVYSFNANKIITTGGGGMVVSNNQDLLDKVRFLSVQAKTDPLYFIHDEIGYNYRMLNLQAALGTEQIDKLEDFIRTKITNFELYKKSVSEIEGLDLLPFNQGIRANHWFYSLVVDKEKYGLNKDELLIKLNEVGIQSRPIWGLIHQQKPFIKNEAYMMEKSVYYIDKVLNIPCSTNLATEDVKIVINRLKEFGK from the coding sequence ATTATAGGGTTATCAGTTCCAAATTTAACTGTAGAACCAATATTGAGTAATTTGAAAGAATGTTTGGAAAGTGGTTGGGTTTCTACTGGGGGAAGATTTATCAGTGAATTTGAAGGAAAGATAGCAAAATATGTCAAAATGAAAGAAGCAGTAGGAATACAGAGTGGAACAGCAGGACTTCATACAGCATTGAGAGTTTTAGGAGTAGAAAGTGATCAAGAGGTAATAGCTCCAACTCTTACTTTTATTGCAGCAGTGAATCCAATTACATATTTGGGAGCTAAACCAGTTTTTATTGATTGTGATGATACTTTATGTATGGATCCAGTAAAATTAGAAAAATTTTGCAAAGAGGAATGTGAAATAAAAAATGAGAAACTTTATAATAAAAAAACTGGAAAAAATATAAAAGTAATTTTAGTTGTTCATGTATTTGGAAATATGGCAGACATGGAAAAAATAATGGATATTGCTGCAAAATATAAATTAAAAGTACTGGAAGATGCAACAGAAGCATTAGGGACTTATTATACTTCTGGAAGATATGAAGGAAAATTTGCAGGAACAATTGGAGAAATAGGTGTTTATTCTTTTAATGCTAATAAGATAATTACTACTGGAGGAGGAGGAATGGTTGTTTCAAACAATCAAGATCTTTTAGATAAAGTAAGATTTTTATCTGTTCAAGCAAAGACAGATCCATTGTATTTTATTCATGATGAAATAGGATACAACTATAGAATGCTTAATTTACAAGCAGCTTTAGGAACAGAACAAATAGATAAATTAGAAGATTTTATAAGAACTAAAATAACCAATTTTGAATTATATAAAAAATCTGTGTCAGAAATAGAAGGACTTGATTTATTGCCTTTTAATCAAGGAATAAGGGCTAATCATTGGTTTTATTCTCTAGTAGTAGATAAAGAAAAATATGGATTAAATAAAGATGAATTATTAATAAAACTTAATGAAGTTGGGATTCAATCAAGACCTATATGGGGACTAATTCATCAACAGAAACCATTTATAAAAAATGAGGCATATATGATGGAAAAGTCAGTTTACTATATAGATAAAGTACTTAATATTCCATGTAGTACAAATTTAGCAACAGAAGATGTAAAAATAGTTATAAATAGGCTTAAGGAGTTTGGAAAATAA
- a CDS encoding polysaccharide biosynthesis protein: MFKDKVLLITGGTGSFGNAVLRRFLKTDIGEIRIFSRDEKKQDDMRKIYSNPKLKFYIGDVRDYNSVMDVMRGVDFVFHAAALKQVPSCEFYPVQAVYTNILGTENVLNAAIASKVKKVVCLSTDKAAYPINAMGMSKALMEKVIVAKGRNLKDDETTICLTRYGNVMASRGSVIPLFIDQVRHGKPITITDPNMTRFMMSLDQAVDLVLFAFENGKNGDLFIQKSPAATIEVLAHAVKDILKKPEHEVRIIGTRHGEKLYEVLMTKEEKVRAIDMGEYFRVPADGRDLNYSKYFEDGQEVITESDEYNSHNTYRLNEEELKKMILDLYEIQDELKEFGVK; encoded by the coding sequence ATGTTTAAAGATAAGGTTCTATTAATAACAGGAGGAACAGGATCATTTGGAAATGCTGTACTCAGAAGATTTTTAAAAACTGATATTGGAGAAATAAGAATTTTTTCAAGAGATGAAAAAAAACAGGATGATATGAGAAAAATATATAGTAATCCTAAATTAAAATTCTATATAGGAGATGTAAGAGACTATAACTCAGTAATGGATGTAATGAGAGGAGTAGACTTTGTATTCCATGCAGCAGCTCTTAAACAGGTACCATCATGTGAATTTTATCCAGTACAGGCTGTTTATACTAATATATTAGGAACAGAAAATGTTTTGAATGCAGCAATAGCATCAAAAGTAAAAAAAGTAGTATGTTTAAGTACAGATAAAGCAGCTTATCCAATAAATGCAATGGGAATGTCAAAAGCCCTTATGGAGAAAGTGATAGTAGCAAAGGGAAGAAATTTAAAAGATGATGAAACAACAATATGCCTTACAAGATATGGAAATGTAATGGCATCACGTGGTTCAGTAATTCCTTTATTTATAGATCAGGTAAGACATGGGAAACCAATAACAATAACAGATCCAAATATGACAAGATTTATGATGAGTTTAGATCAGGCAGTAGATTTAGTATTGTTTGCATTTGAAAATGGAAAGAATGGAGATCTATTTATCCAAAAATCACCAGCAGCAACTATTGAGGTTCTTGCTCATGCAGTAAAAGATATATTAAAGAAACCTGAACATGAAGTAAGAATAATAGGAACAAGGCATGGAGAAAAACTTTATGAAGTTCTGATGACTAAAGAGGAAAAAGTAAGAGCAATAGATATGGGAGAATACTTTAGAGTTCCAGCAGATGGAAGGGATCTTAATTATTCGAAATATTTTGAAGATGGGCAGGAAGTAATAACAGAGTCAGATGAATATAATTCTCATAATACATATAGATTAAATGAAGAAGAATTAAAGAAAATGATTCTAGATTTATATGAGATACAAGATGAATTAAAAGAATTTGGGGTGAAATAG